Proteins from one Triticum aestivum cultivar Chinese Spring chromosome 7A, IWGSC CS RefSeq v2.1, whole genome shotgun sequence genomic window:
- the LOC123149248 gene encoding protein PRRC2A, whose translation MAGRDGFEDDDFNLLQSSPPRRPSPPPEKEEAGPGPMAGRDGFEDDDVNRLQSPPPRRPSPPSKKEEAGPMAGQDGFEDGDVNRPHSSPPRRPWPLSEKEEAGPMAGRNDFEDDDVNPFAGGSVPPAPSSRLSPLSHEPAGFYNVDIPMDSTKDVKKKEKELKAMEPETNKREKLFQFLTVRQRTSNEPTVTQKSKLGWKWR comes from the exons ATGGCGGGCCGCGACGGATTCGAGGACGACGACTTCAACCTCCTGCAGTCGTCGCCACCGCgtcgtccgtcgccgccgccggagaaggaggaggccggacCCGGACCCATGGCTGGCCGCGACGGATTCGAGGACGACGACGTCAACCGCCTGCAGTCGCCGCCACCGCGTCGTCCATCGCCGCCTTCGAAGAAGGAGGAGGCCGGACCCATGGCGGGCCAAGACGGATTCGAGGACGGCGACGTCAACCGCCCACATTCGTCGCCACCGCGACGTCCATGGCCGCtgtcggagaaggaggaggccggacCCATGGCGGGCCGCAACGACTTCGAGGACGACGACGTCAACCCCTTCGCC GGAGGAAGCGTTCCCCCTGCCCCCAGTTCTCGGCTCTCACCTCTCTCCCACGAGCCAGCGGGTTTTTATAATGTGGACATTCCTATGGATTCAACTAAG GATGTGAAGAAAAAGGAGAAAGAGCTCAAGGCAATGGAACCTGAGACAAACAAACGAGAAAAG CTATTTCAGTTCTTAACTGTCCGACAACGAACCAGCAACGAACCTACAGTAACCCAAAAGAGCAAGCTAGGATGGAAGTGGAGGTGA